Proteins co-encoded in one Desulfitobacterium hafniense DCB-2 genomic window:
- a CDS encoding DNA-processing protein DprA, which translates to MNNMLSQDSLAMVLLCTTVGLSKDNTEIRPLTIKQWNQFLRRMFNAEIKNPAALFEVGKEDLKKRLGLSDEESQRIQFLLSRAGQAVVELENLNNMGIFVTTRAEKSYPQRLKSVLKKDSPPVLFYSGDIELTQMEGIGIVGSRNIDPKGLEFTKELGSKSAKQGLTVISGGAKGVDEVAQNEALRQGGKVISILADSLAQKIKHKEAREAIMEQRLLLLTSFHPRAPFTVYNAMQRNKYIYALSHIAVVVSSDYSKGGTWAGATENLRNKWVPLFVRKDDIVPEGNEKLLKMGANPLSAKDLFSESFNANRLSSLADQYYEQGSLFSVSNLLEKETDYQVSNDSGESDHEERIDLFPVIWPYLESALQKARTKEELCTMLHIHGNQMKIWLERALAEQKIKKTRKPAGYIVQ; encoded by the coding sequence ATGAATAATATGTTAAGTCAAGACAGTCTGGCTATGGTGTTATTATGTACGACGGTCGGCCTCAGTAAAGATAATACGGAGATAAGGCCGTTAACGATTAAGCAATGGAATCAGTTTCTAAGAAGAATGTTCAATGCTGAAATAAAGAATCCGGCAGCTTTATTTGAGGTGGGGAAAGAGGACCTGAAAAAGAGGTTAGGTCTGAGTGACGAGGAAAGCCAGAGGATCCAATTTCTTTTGAGCAGGGCAGGGCAGGCCGTCGTCGAGTTGGAGAACTTAAACAATATGGGCATCTTTGTTACGACACGTGCCGAAAAAAGCTATCCGCAAAGACTCAAGAGTGTATTGAAGAAAGATTCTCCCCCGGTTTTGTTCTATTCCGGCGATATCGAATTAACTCAAATGGAAGGCATCGGTATTGTCGGATCAAGAAATATTGATCCTAAAGGACTGGAATTTACCAAAGAACTTGGGTCAAAGTCGGCCAAACAAGGATTAACGGTAATTTCCGGTGGTGCAAAAGGGGTCGATGAAGTGGCTCAGAATGAAGCGCTTAGACAAGGCGGGAAAGTCATCAGCATCCTTGCTGATAGTTTAGCGCAAAAGATCAAGCATAAAGAAGCAAGAGAAGCGATTATGGAACAAAGACTTTTGCTGCTTACTTCGTTTCATCCCCGGGCACCCTTTACCGTTTATAATGCCATGCAGCGCAATAAGTACATCTATGCATTATCTCATATCGCCGTGGTAGTTTCATCTGATTACAGCAAGGGTGGGACTTGGGCTGGTGCCACAGAGAATTTAAGAAATAAATGGGTCCCGCTGTTTGTGAGGAAAGATGATATTGTGCCGGAGGGCAATGAAAAATTGCTTAAAATGGGTGCAAACCCTTTGTCGGCAAAAGATCTTTTCTCGGAATCCTTTAATGCCAACAGGCTGTCTTCCCTTGCTGATCAATATTATGAACAGGGGTCGCTGTTTTCAGTTTCAAATTTACTTGAGAAAGAGACGGATTATCAGGTCTCCAATGATTCAGGTGAATCGGATCATGAGGAAAGAATCGACCTTTTTCCAGTCATTTGGCCGTATCTGGAGAGTGCATTGCAGAAAGCAAGAACCAAAGAAGAACTATGCACAATGTTGCATATCCATGGAAACCAAATGAAAATCTGGCTTGAACGGGCGCTTGCAGAGCAGAAAATCAAAAAAACACGAAAGCCAGCAGGGTATATCGTGCAATAG
- a CDS encoding ATP-binding protein produces the protein MIRKIIKIDEQSCDGCGLCLTACHEGALVLVNGKASLLRDDYCDGLGNCLPACPQDAISFEEREAVEFDEEAVKKHLESHHQHDDNEHHEHQGHTLACGCPGNHAELLSRPESTYKPETQQENKSQLKQWPVQIKLVPPNAPYFDNAHLLIAADCTAYAYGNFHNEFMRNRVTLIGCPKLDSVDYSEKLTAILQQNSLKSLTLVRMEVPCCGGLESAVKTALKNSGQIIPWQVVTITTNGRILENQIHN, from the coding sequence ATGATCAGAAAAATTATTAAAATCGATGAGCAGTCGTGCGACGGCTGCGGATTGTGCCTTACCGCCTGTCACGAAGGGGCGCTGGTGCTGGTAAATGGCAAAGCCAGCCTGCTTCGCGATGATTATTGCGACGGGCTTGGCAACTGTCTTCCTGCCTGCCCGCAGGATGCGATCTCTTTTGAAGAAAGAGAAGCGGTGGAATTTGATGAAGAAGCCGTCAAAAAACATCTGGAAAGCCACCACCAGCATGACGACAATGAACATCATGAACACCAAGGGCATACCCTGGCTTGCGGCTGTCCAGGCAATCATGCCGAGCTGCTGAGCCGTCCCGAATCCACCTATAAACCGGAAACCCAGCAGGAGAATAAATCTCAGCTGAAACAATGGCCGGTGCAAATAAAGCTGGTTCCCCCAAATGCCCCTTATTTCGATAATGCCCATCTCCTGATCGCTGCTGACTGTACTGCTTACGCCTATGGGAATTTCCACAACGAGTTTATGCGTAACAGAGTCACCCTGATCGGCTGTCCGAAACTTGATTCTGTGGACTACAGCGAAAAACTGACGGCCATTCTGCAGCAAAACTCACTTAAATCCCTGACCCTTGTCCGGATGGAAGTTCCCTGCTGCGGTGGTTTGGAAAGCGCGGTGAAAACCGCTCTCAAAAACAGCGGCCAAATCATACCCTGGCAGGTCGTCACGATCACAACCAACGGCCGGATTCTGGAGAATCAGATTCATAACTGA
- a CDS encoding DUF3841 domain-containing protein, with translation MRLWTIQDKAAYDDLCEKGVLHCDAALAGWLKDDLFRKSYDWLVGEMKGRVGEPPQGVEYPVWAWYLLLGKNVKPDLRRVEFRNYVGEHYVIEAEIPDEKILLSDEEYWHLVLNDSYFSDAPEDDDEAEELADKWFAGLPAQEQEQVKRESWKKVFDKACCPWTFVQATFWELRKEQIVSVRKFYGKAKPIEL, from the coding sequence ATGCGCTTATGGACGATTCAAGATAAAGCGGCATATGACGACCTTTGTGAAAAGGGCGTTCTGCATTGCGATGCCGCATTAGCCGGGTGGTTGAAAGACGACTTGTTCAGGAAATCCTACGACTGGCTTGTTGGGGAAATGAAAGGGCGTGTCGGAGAGCCGCCCCAAGGCGTTGAGTATCCGGTATGGGCCTGGTATCTCCTGCTTGGCAAAAATGTAAAACCCGATTTGCGGAGAGTTGAGTTCAGAAATTATGTCGGCGAACACTATGTCATCGAAGCCGAAATACCCGACGAAAAGATCTTGCTGAGTGATGAGGAATACTGGCACTTGGTGCTGAACGACAGCTATTTTTCTGATGCGCCGGAAGATGATGATGAAGCTGAGGAACTTGCGGACAAATGGTTTGCTGGCCTGCCGGCACAAGAGCAGGAGCAAGTTAAACGAGAATCTTGGAAGAAGGTATTCGATAAAGCCTGCTGCCCGTGGACTTTTGTACAAGCGACTTTTTGGGAACTACGAAAAGAGCAAATTGTAAGCGTGAGAAAGTTTTATGGCAAGGCAAAACCAATTGAACTTTAA
- a CDS encoding nucleotidyltransferase domain-containing protein produces the protein MASLTKTEQTALDKTIQHIRDVCGDNLISVILYGSKARGDSLPESDIDIMILVRNRNKVDRDKLYDFLLLDDVGYDINISLNIYEGEYFNQLSTMHVPFVENVLKEGETLWAVV, from the coding sequence ATGGCATCCCTAACTAAAACAGAACAAACGGCCTTAGACAAAACAATTCAACATATACGCGATGTTTGTGGAGATAATTTAATTTCTGTCATTCTATACGGTTCCAAAGCCCGAGGGGATTCTTTGCCTGAATCCGATATTGATATTATGATTCTGGTCCGCAATCGCAATAAAGTAGACAGAGATAAACTTTATGATTTTCTTTTACTTGACGATGTGGGTTATGACATAAATATTTCGCTCAATATTTATGAAGGGGAATATTTTAACCAGCTGTCAACAATGCACGTACCTTTTGTTGAAAATGTTCTTAAAGAAGGAGAAACATTGTGGGCCGTGGTGTGA
- a CDS encoding UvrD-helicase domain-containing protein, with the protein MNRPRRWVAIDEAQDMDAHEYALIQALMEHNEEMRVIAVGDDEQNIYEFRGASSEYMVNLILEKQATLYELVENYRSKSNLVQFSNQFAARIPLRLKDTPIIPKQTDLGKIKLVRYHSNQSSFYPAGEGHAQGRAGGHHLCLDQKE; encoded by the coding sequence ATGAACAGGCCCAGGAGATGGGTTGCTATCGATGAAGCCCAGGATATGGATGCTCATGAGTACGCCTTAATCCAGGCCTTGATGGAGCACAACGAGGAGATGCGGGTCATTGCCGTGGGGGATGACGAGCAGAATATCTATGAATTCAGAGGGGCCAGTTCGGAATATATGGTGAATCTGATCCTGGAGAAGCAGGCAACCCTGTACGAGCTGGTGGAAAACTACCGTAGTAAAAGCAATCTTGTACAGTTCAGCAATCAATTCGCCGCCAGGATTCCTCTCCGTTTGAAGGATACGCCGATTATCCCCAAGCAAACGGATCTGGGGAAAATCAAGCTGGTACGCTATCATAGCAATCAATCATCTTTTTACCCCGCTGGTGAAGGACATGCTCAGGGAAGGGCCGGCGGGCACCACCTGTGTCTTGACCAAAAAGAATGA
- a CDS encoding LysR family transcriptional regulator: MEYKQLQVFLKVCETKSITKAAERLFISQQAVSRIIANLENELNARLFIRTPQGVELTDCGGELEQQAFEFLHHHDSIVTRLGNLNREGRKEYKIGFFMGMLQMLPAHFLPDLMDAHPRLQFRLQSYPDNERSRSFQNYGCDLVMTTSPLTSGNFVQIFHYESPIGVILQRSHPLAQKRELTMADLKGQRLITLNSDNRSQSRLMNRLREWGLDAHSVVGDTEWGLTWDLLRRGYISFYAGKLSVLPDDMLGLPLTDLNLAWEFFVYKRQSKKLSALEKEILAKIRENISD, encoded by the coding sequence ATGGAATACAAGCAGCTGCAGGTTTTCCTGAAAGTATGTGAGACGAAAAGCATAACGAAAGCGGCGGAGCGGCTGTTTATCAGCCAGCAGGCAGTCAGCCGGATTATCGCCAATTTAGAAAATGAGCTGAATGCCCGGCTTTTTATACGTACTCCTCAGGGAGTTGAACTGACGGATTGTGGGGGGGAGCTGGAACAGCAGGCCTTTGAGTTTTTGCATCACCATGACTCGATTGTCACCCGGCTTGGCAACCTGAATCGAGAGGGCAGGAAAGAATATAAAATCGGCTTTTTTATGGGAATGCTGCAGATGCTGCCTGCCCATTTTCTTCCTGATTTAATGGATGCCCATCCCAGGCTGCAATTCCGTTTGCAAAGCTATCCGGATAATGAACGCAGCCGCTCCTTTCAGAATTATGGCTGCGATCTGGTTATGACCACATCCCCTCTGACTTCGGGAAATTTTGTGCAGATTTTTCACTACGAAAGCCCCATCGGGGTCATTCTGCAGCGCAGCCATCCCCTTGCCCAAAAGAGGGAACTGACCATGGCGGATTTAAAGGGGCAACGGCTCATTACCCTAAACTCGGACAACCGGTCCCAGTCACGGCTGATGAACCGGCTGCGGGAATGGGGCCTGGATGCGCATTCGGTTGTGGGGGATACCGAATGGGGCCTGACCTGGGATCTGCTGCGCCGGGGCTATATCTCCTTTTATGCCGGCAAGCTCAGTGTCCTTCCCGATGACATGCTGGGCCTGCCCCTTACGGACTTGAATCTGGCTTGGGAGTTTTTCGTTTATAAGCGGCAGAGCAAAAAGCTGTCTGCTCTGGAGAAGGAGATTCTGGCTAAAATCCGCGAGAATATCTCGGATTGA